One genomic window of Gallus gallus isolate bGalGal1 chromosome 34, bGalGal1.mat.broiler.GRCg7b, whole genome shotgun sequence includes the following:
- the KRT75L4 gene encoding keratin, type II cytoskeletal 6B, with amino-acid sequence MSRQCYTSSSLLGRRGFSSASAVCGLGRAGSSSASVCQPAARRCGLGGFSSRSVCDLGRGQRISFGGSCRSAAYGAGSVGRCGTAYGGGRFGVGTVVGFGNCGGYGGLGGYRGLGDGVAMGGYSGGISIGLGGGRSEGIRGVSIHPELLKPLCVGVDPEECQVRTHEKEQIKNLNNQFACFIDKVRLLEQQNKVLTTKWELLQQYVLPASRRNLEPVFENFICNLRKQLECVLGERERLENEERCLRDLVQEYKCKYEDEINKRTAAENEFVVLKKDVDCLYLTKEELEVRVGLLRQQLEFLKCIYAEERAQMDCQLCDTSVIVQMDNSRDLDMEGIIKSVECCYEEIAQKSKAEVEAFYQTRLEELHSSRGKFCDDLRNNQSEIAELNRMIQKLQCESDNVKKQIAALQTAICDAEQRGDCALKDARQKLVDLQTALQQAKDKMACLLRDYQELLNVKLALDIEIATYRTLLEGEESRICTGNPVSVAVVSGGGTVGECRSLSGIGGKCSVKTGASSGLGGVVSSFGVSGAGFSARSVDCVPRVGGGFGARSAASCVGREVLSGADGLQCAAGVGNLVCAGVEQCSPGTVIIPGPGVCGGGNRYSTAVRVVRTSR; translated from the exons ATGAGCCGGCAGTGCTACACCTCCAGCTCGCTGCTGGGCCGACGTGGCTTCTCCTCAGCCTCCGCCGTCTGCGGtctgggcagggcaggcagcagctcagcctcgGTGTGCCAACCGGCGGCACGGCGCTGCGGGTTGGGTGGCTTCAGCAGCCGGAGTGTCTGCGACCTGGGCCGTGGGCAGAGGATTTCCTTCGGAGGAAGCTGCCGTAGCGCGGCGTATGGCGCAGGCAGCGTGGGACGATGCGGCACTGCCTATGGTGGAGGTCGCTTCGGCGTGGGCACGGTGGTGGGGTTCGGTAACTGCGGAGGCTATGGGGGCCTGGGCGGCTACAGAGGCCTTGGGGATGGCGTGGCGATGGGTGGCTACAGCGGAGGCATCAGCATCGGGCTTGGAGGAGGTCGATCGGAAGGGATCCGCGGTGTCAGCATCCACCCAGAGCTCCTCAAGCCCCTGTGCGTGGGAGTGGACCCTGAGGAGTGCCAGGTGCGGACCCATGAGAAGGAGCAGATCAAGAACCTCAACAACCAGTTCGCCTGCTTCATCGACAAG gtccgactgctggagcagcagaacaaggtGCTGACCACCaaatgggagctgctgcagcagtacGTCCTGCCGGCATCCCGGCGCAACCTGGAGCCTGTCTTTGAGAATTTCATCTGCAACCTGAGGAAGCAGCTGGAGTGCGTGCTGGGGGAGCGAGAGAGGCTGGAGAATGAGGAGCGTTGCCTGCGGGACCTGGTGCAGGAATACAAGTGCAA GTATGAAGATGAGATCAACAAGCGCACGGCAGCGGAGAATGAGTTCGTGGTGCTGAAGAAG GACGTGGACTGCCTTTACCTGACCAAGGAAGAGCTGGAGGTGCGGGTGGGCCTCCTGCGGCAGCAGCTGGAGTTCCTCAAGTGCATCTACGCTGAG GAGAGAGCACAGATGGACTGCCAGCTGTGTGACACTTCAGTCATTGTGCAAATGGACAACAGCCGGGACCTGGACATGGAGGGCATTATCAAAAGTGTGGAGTGCTGCTACGAGGAGATTGCCCAGAAGAGCAAGGCTGAAGTTGAGGCTTTCTACCAGACCAGA CTGGAAGAGCTCCACAGCAGCCGGGGCAAGTTCTGTGATGACCTACGGAACAACCAGAGTGAGATAGCTGAGCTGAACCGGATGATCCAGAAGCTGCAGTGTGAATCAGATAACGTGAAGAAACAG ATTGCAGCCCTGCAGACGGCCATCTGCGATGCTGAGCAACGTGGTGACTGCGCCCTCAAAGATGCACGGCAGAAGCTGGTGGAcctgcagacagctctgcagcaggccAAGGACAAGATGGCATGTCTACTGAGGGACTACCAGGAGCTCCTGAATGTCAAGCTGGCCCTGGACATTGAGATTGCGACTTACAGGACTCTgctggaaggagaagagagcag GATATGCACTGGCAACCCGGTGAGCGTAG CCGTGGTCAGTGGTGGCGGCACGGTCGGTGAGTGCCGATCCCTATCCGGAATCGGTGGCAAATGCTCTGTGAAGACTGGAGCCAGCtcggggctgggaggggtggtCTCATCCTTTGGGGTCAGCGGTGCTGGATTCAGTGCTCGCAGCGTGGACTGCGTCCCCAGGGTGGGGGGTGGCTTTGGAGCCCGGAGTGCAGCCAGCTGCGTGGGGCGCGAGGTGCTGTCTGGTGCTGATGGGCTGCAATGTGCAGCCGGAGTGGGCAACCTGGTGTGTGCTGgagtggagcagtgcagccccGGGACTGTCATCATCCCAGGGCCGGGGGTGTGTGGAGGGGGCAACCGGTACAGCACGGCCGTGCGCGTAGTCAGAACAAGCCGGTAG